The genome window TATATAATGATGGCCGTTGTCAGCCTTGTAATTCAGCCTTACGGTCTGAGATTTTATAGTGATGCCCCTTTCTCTTTCAATATCCATCTTGTCAAGGTATTGTTCACGCATCTCTCTTGAGGTTACTGCGCCGGTGATCTCCAGGATCCTGTCGGCCAGTGTGGATTTTCCGTGATCTATATGTGCTATGATGCAAAAATTACGTATGCATTCAAGATCTGTCATGGTATCATCCCTTTACTTTTTATTTGGTGAAGGATAAATTTTGATGGCGTCGCAGAAAGTCGCCGAGTGCCGTGCTGCGCTACAGCTTTCGTCACTGCGGTGCACAGGAAGTACGCCTTATTTCTTAGGATCTGCGCGTCTTGCATTTGACGATTTTTGCTTAGTTATAGTATATAACGACTTTTTACAAGACCATCAATTTTTAAAGATTAGAAAATATTTGCCGAATTAGAATAAAAGACAATAACATAAATATAAAAAAATAATTTAGACAGTCGCCATGTCTAAGTGCTGGTCATTATGAAATTGCCGTCATTGCCGTTGAGTTTAATCAGAAAGACCAAAAGCCATGTGCTTGGTGTTGATATAGGTTCTCATTCCATAAAGATAATCGAATTGGTTGCAAGCGGCGACAAGGTCATTCTCAAGAAAATGGGACGTGCACTTGTCCCGATTGGTGCAATTAAAGACGGTATCATAGCAGAAGACAGGGCGGCACTGACAGATGTCTTGAAGGCCCTTTTGGACAACCTCAAACCAAAATCCAGACTCGCGGCCACGTCAATCGCGGGCTATTCCGTAATCGTCAAAAAGGTTCGTGTCCCGTACACAGATGAAAAAGAGATAGAAGAGAATCTTGATATAGAGGCCGAGAACTACGTGCCGTTTGAGATAACCGATGTCTATATGGATTTCCACATGCTCAGATCATCCGATGCGGAAATCCCAAGAAAGCAAGGGACTGAGATATTTCTGACAGCGGCAAAGAAGGAGATAGTCGACAGTTATGCGGCCTTGATGCAGGATGCTGGCCTTACGCCAGCAGTGGTTGATATAGATGCATTCGCCTTGAGCAATTCTTTTGAAGGCGTTTACAGTGTAACTGATCCGGTGTGTTTAGTGGATATAGGCGCCCGCAAGACAAATTTAAATATAGTTAACCATGGGATACCGCTTTTTGCGCGAGACATATCGATGGGCGGTGCACAGATAACAGAGGCCTTTCAGGAGGCGGGTGGGATTTCATTTGAGGAGGCTGAAAAGATCAAGATGGCTGGAGGTCCTGAAGAAGGGATTATGAGGCAGTTTTCCCTTATAGTCGACGAGATCTGCAATCAATGGGGCCAAGAGATAAAGAAGATACTAGATTTTCACTGCTCCAATTCGCCTGAAGAAGATTGGCCTGGACGTATTTATTTAAGTGGCGGGGCCTCGCTCATGAAGGGTTTGCCAGACAAGATATCACAGATTACCGGCCTTGAGACCTTGGTGTTCAATCCGTTTCAGGGCGTGGTTTTTGATAAATCAATAGATATCGACTATGCATATTCAATAGCGCCTCAAATGGCGATAGCCCTTGGGCTCGCGCTTAGGGATTCATAAAGATGATAAAGATCAATCTGCTACCTGTAAGAGAGTGGTGCAGAAAAGAGTCTGTCAGGAAACAGGTATCAATATTTTCACTTTCCTTTATTCTGCTCTTGACCATCCTCGGTGGGATATGGATAACCATTCAAGGCCGGCTGAATTCGCTTAGACAGGAGCTTAATTCATTGACCGAGGCAAAGGCGCATCTTATCTATGTAAATAGGGCATTAGTCGAGGTGGAAAAGAAGCGACAGATCGTTAAAGAAAAGTTCAGCGCGATCGAGGCATTACAGAAAGACAGGACGAGGGATGTTGAGGCCTTGGACAAGATGGTTGGGTCGATACCCGTAGACAGGCTTTGGCTGACAAAGATATTTCTAAATGATCAGATAATGAAATTGAACGGCGTGGCAATGGACAATCAGACGGTAGCCCTTTTCATGAAACGTCTTGAGACCGTGCCGATGTTTTATGCGGTCAACCTTACAGATACAAAACGGGCTGATTATCAAGGCCATAAACTTATGGATTTTGAGATCCAATTAGGCGTCAAGACGGCAAGAGATATGCTTCAAAAGGACAAAGGCAGGAAAGAGGATAAGAAGGGAATATAAGTGAAAACAGGCAAGATAAAATTTGAGATACCTCAGAGGTTTCTGCAATTTGTTTTAAACCTGGAACTATGGCAAAAATTGGTGATCCTGGCAGGTTCCTGGGTGATTCCGATAGCGATTTTTTGGTTTTTCATCATCTCCGGTGACCTCCAGGAGTTGACGAGATTGTCAGAAGATATCCCCAGATTAAGAGATGAAGTCACAAGGCTTGAGATCCAAAAGGCGAAGATCCCTCAGATCGAAGAGGAGCTCAGGTCGATGCAGACCCTTTTATCCGAGGCCTTGAGGCTCTTGCCCGAGAAGAAAGACATTCCATCGGTATTGACCGAGATATCAAACTTGGGAAACGACGCCAGGCTTGAATTTAATCTCTTTAGTCCGCAGACTGAGGTTTTGGAAAGATTTTATGCGGTTATACCTGTCAAGATGGAATTCACTGGTTCATTTTTTGACATTATGGGATTTTTTGACAAAGTAAGCCGCATGGGCCGGATAGTTCAAATGAGAGAGATAAGCATGGACAATCCCAGACAGGGTAGAGATGTCTGGAGCCTGAAGGGTCAGCGGCATCCAGCGCACCCTGGAGATAAAGCGGACAGCGCCGCCGACAATGCCTGGGTTGAGACCCAAGGTGGCGGGGGGTGGATTGTTGATGTGAAATGCCAGGCGGCAACCTTCCGTTTTTTGAGTGAAGATGAACAAAAGGCTATTGCAGCCGCAGCCAAAAATAAAAAAAATAATGGCAAATAACAAGGGTGACAAGAAGTAGTCATGGATAAAAGACACATAGGTATACATACTAAGGGGCTTCTTGCGGTTTTGGCCGCGGCTGTTTGTGTATGGATGTGTGCAGGCTGTGAAAGTAAACCTACTATAGTCGTTACCCAGGTCCATCCAAGGAAGGCGAGCTCAGCGGATTTGAAGGATATGGAGGAGAGGCTCCGGAAACTGCTTGCGCCGCTTCCATACGCCTATGACCCAGAGGGGAAGCCCGATCCCTTTCAACCGTTTATCAGGGCCCAGGTTGCCAAGAGAGGGGTTGAGAAGGCCTGCGCGACACCACTTGAGTGCATGGATTTAGGGCAGCTGAACCTGACAGCGATTGTCACTGAAACCGGCGGTAAGAAGATAGCGATGGTACAGGACGCCTCAGGAAAGGGATACATCATAAAAAGGGGGGTTAGGATCGGCTATAATAAGGGTGTCGTAAAGGACATCCTTTCAGACCGGGTGGTAGTTGAAGAGGAAATCGAGGATATGAGAGGGCGGCCGCTTGAAAGAGAGAGGGTTTTGCCACTGCATCCGGAGGGACAATAATGGTTCGGCAAATGAGGGTACGGTTTTTTTTGGGTTTTCTGCTCATGATCTCCCTGATGTTCGATACGCCTCTACATGTAGGTATGTCGGCTTTATATGCCCAGACACAGGCTCAGACAGATGTCTCATCGTGGCTGAATGACCTGCAGAGACGTGCACCCCAGGGATTGGACAACCGGCAGAATGTCGATGGTGTTTCGCCAGCACCCAATCCCGTAAGGTCTGCTGCGCTCATAAGTGTTGATTTTTATAAGACTGATATACATAACGTATTCAGGCTTATCGGCGAGGTAAGCGGCAAAAACATAGTTGTTGATGAAGATGTAAAAGGTGACTTGACCCTTTCCCTACAAAATGTGCCGTGGACATTCGTATTGCAGGTCGTTAAGAGCCTCAAGGGGCTTGAAAGCATCGAACGTGATAATACCATCATGATATATCCTGCGGGCAAGAAAGTTGCGTGGGTGGGCGAGAGTGGCATGTCGGGGCTCGGGAGTCTGGATATGACGCTCAAGTCTATGCCGGCGAACAGGCTGGTTGTGGAGTCAAGAGCTGGATATCAGACCCCGATGGGCCAGATAACAAGGGCGGAAGGGCTTGTCAAAGACGCCATCGAGGCTGAAAGGCAGGGTGAGTTTGATAAGGCCTTTGAATTGTATAAAAGCGCATCTGATATGTGGCCTGAAAATACAAGCCTTGCCAAGAAGGTGGCTTCAATGGCGCTTGGCCGTGAAGACGATGAGCTTACAGGATTGAATTATGCAAGAAAGGCCTTGAGCTTTACTCCTAAAGACAGCGAGGCTGCAACCTTTGCGGCTATAGCCCTCGCCCGAATGGGGAAAAATACAGAGGCAAGGGCCTATTTTGAAAAGGCGATCAGCGTTGACAAACCCTCTCTCAAGACGCTTTACAACTATGCAGTGTTTTGTTTTTCCCAAGGTCTTTATCGAGATGCCCTTCGCGTTATTAACCGTATTGAGAATAACTATTCGATTTCTCCCGAGATGATGATGTTGAAAGGCGAGGTCTATGAAGGCCTTGGCAGTACCAGGGAGGCGATCGCCGAATACAGGGCGATTATAAACGCTGGACATGGGGTCCCTGATGACATCTCGCAACAGGCCAGGGCGAGACTAGATCGGCTTACAACCCACGCAGGCGGATTTCATTGAATCTTTAAGCGGTTTGGAGGATTGGGTATGGGAGAAATCCATTTTAAATTTAAAGAAAGGCCGGCGGCAAGATACAGTCTTATTTTTTTATGTCTGTTTTTTGTGATGATTGCCTATGGCTGCGCAGTAAATACAGACAGTGTGCAGAAGAAACCCTTTGCCGCTGCAGTGGACATAGAGCAGGTTGCAATACCGCATAGTGCTAATGCGGCAGATGGTTCGTCTCTCGCCGCCGGTGCCCATAATACAGGTGGTGCGGCGGCTAAGGTCTATCGTCCTGGTGTGATGTGGCAGCCTGCGTATTCCGTCGGAGATGTCGCAATCCAGACAAACGAGGCCAAGCTCTCCGCCATGCCTGTGGGTGCAGATATCCACACGAGGGGCGGCAGAGTGAGGTTGGGCGATGCAGTAAGACAACTTGCCAAATTAAAGGGTATGAGCGTCAATTGGGCGAGCGACGTCAATCAGGATCTACCGGTCGAGGTCAACATCAATGCCGATGATGACTTCTGGAAGGCCCTTTCAGGCATATTGAGACAGCTTGATTACTTTTACGAGTTCAAAGATAACACGATAACAGTAAGATATAAAGACACAAAGAGATTTTATCTACCCATGCCGTTTATGGAAACTTCATACAAGACAAGCGTAGGTGGGGATTTGTTGGGTGGTGCAAGTGTCTCTGGTGGCAGCCAAGGCGGTTCGGGCGGCGGTGATAAACTGAAGGCCGTGCTTTCTTCTGAACATGATAGTGATAAGGTGGATATCTGGGTGTCTATCAAGAAAAATCTTGACAAGATACTCAATCTTGCTACTGCGCAGGCCCAGCAAAAGATAGGCGGCGAGCTTACGCCTGAAGAGGAGGACAGGATCAGGGCGCTTTGCGAGCAGCAGTTTCCCCAAATGCCGGCTGAACAGGCCTTGTGTCTTGAGAAGGCTAGGTCTGAAAGAAAGATGGCCTTTTTGATTAAGGGGTCCGAAACGGACTCTAGTAAACAAAAAGTAAAAGTCAAACCAGGTGATGCTACGGATAAACTCGGCGAAAGGGAAGGATATTATTATACAATAGATAAACCGCTCGGCATTGTCACCGTCACGGCACCTAAATCAATACTTGAGCAGGTTGAAAACTATTTCAATACGCTTAAAAAAGAGATGTCCAGACAGGTTGTTATAGAGGCGAAGATCGTCGAGATATATCTCAACCAAAATTCTCAGCAAGGCATCGACTGGACTGGCCTTCTTAAGAATTCGCCGTTTGATTTCAAGGTGACATTCGGCAATGGCGGTGTTGTTGTCCCAAAACAGGGTACGAAATTTATCGGCAAGCTTACAATGGGAGACAAGGCCTTCACCCTTCTCCTCAACGCCATTGGAGAATATGGTCATACGAAGGTCCTGTCCGATCCAAAATTGACCTTGATGAACGGCCAGAGCGCGATGATGACCGTCGGTACGAGCATAAGTTATCTGGCAAAGGTCACTTCAACCATAAACAATAACATCGGTGGCGGCGGCCAGACCACCTATACGACGGAGACTGGAAATGTTCTTTCAGGTGTCGGATTGGGTGTAATGGCCAATATTTCATCGGATGATGAAGTGGTTTTGCAACTTACGCCTGTAACCTCAAAATTGGAGAAAGACCCTCCGGATCAGGTAGTTATCGGGAGTCAGGCGACAGGTTTTGCACAAGTCGGGCTTCCCAGAGTTTTTATGAGGGAATTGACCACAGTGGCCCGCGTGAAGAACGGCCAGATACTAGTCGTTGGCGGTCTGATCGATGAAAATATAGAAACCAATAACAGCGAAGTCCCTTTGCTTGGCGATGTGCCGCTGATCGGCAGGCTGTTCAAGAATACTCAAAAAACTACGCAAAAAAGGGAGCTTGTCATTTTACTGAGACCGGAA of Dissulfurimicrobium hydrothermale contains these proteins:
- the pilM gene encoding type IV pilus assembly protein PilM; this translates as MKLPSLPLSLIRKTKSHVLGVDIGSHSIKIIELVASGDKVILKKMGRALVPIGAIKDGIIAEDRAALTDVLKALLDNLKPKSRLAATSIAGYSVIVKKVRVPYTDEKEIEENLDIEAENYVPFEITDVYMDFHMLRSSDAEIPRKQGTEIFLTAAKKEIVDSYAALMQDAGLTPAVVDIDAFALSNSFEGVYSVTDPVCLVDIGARKTNLNIVNHGIPLFARDISMGGAQITEAFQEAGGISFEEAEKIKMAGGPEEGIMRQFSLIVDEICNQWGQEIKKILDFHCSNSPEEDWPGRIYLSGGASLMKGLPDKISQITGLETLVFNPFQGVVFDKSIDIDYAYSIAPQMAIALGLALRDS
- a CDS encoding PilN domain-containing protein gives rise to the protein MIKINLLPVREWCRKESVRKQVSIFSLSFILLLTILGGIWITIQGRLNSLRQELNSLTEAKAHLIYVNRALVEVEKKRQIVKEKFSAIEALQKDRTRDVEALDKMVGSIPVDRLWLTKIFLNDQIMKLNGVAMDNQTVALFMKRLETVPMFYAVNLTDTKRADYQGHKLMDFEIQLGVKTARDMLQKDKGRKEDKKGI
- a CDS encoding type IV pilus inner membrane component PilO; protein product: MKTGKIKFEIPQRFLQFVLNLELWQKLVILAGSWVIPIAIFWFFIISGDLQELTRLSEDIPRLRDEVTRLEIQKAKIPQIEEELRSMQTLLSEALRLLPEKKDIPSVLTEISNLGNDARLEFNLFSPQTEVLERFYAVIPVKMEFTGSFFDIMGFFDKVSRMGRIVQMREISMDNPRQGRDVWSLKGQRHPAHPGDKADSAADNAWVETQGGGGWIVDVKCQAATFRFLSEDEQKAIAAAAKNKKNNGK
- a CDS encoding pilus assembly protein PilP, with amino-acid sequence MDKRHIGIHTKGLLAVLAAAVCVWMCAGCESKPTIVVTQVHPRKASSADLKDMEERLRKLLAPLPYAYDPEGKPDPFQPFIRAQVAKRGVEKACATPLECMDLGQLNLTAIVTETGGKKIAMVQDASGKGYIIKRGVRIGYNKGVVKDILSDRVVVEEEIEDMRGRPLERERVLPLHPEGQ
- a CDS encoding tetratricopeptide repeat protein — encoded protein: MVRQMRVRFFLGFLLMISLMFDTPLHVGMSALYAQTQAQTDVSSWLNDLQRRAPQGLDNRQNVDGVSPAPNPVRSAALISVDFYKTDIHNVFRLIGEVSGKNIVVDEDVKGDLTLSLQNVPWTFVLQVVKSLKGLESIERDNTIMIYPAGKKVAWVGESGMSGLGSLDMTLKSMPANRLVVESRAGYQTPMGQITRAEGLVKDAIEAERQGEFDKAFELYKSASDMWPENTSLAKKVASMALGREDDELTGLNYARKALSFTPKDSEAATFAAIALARMGKNTEARAYFEKAISVDKPSLKTLYNYAVFCFSQGLYRDALRVINRIENNYSISPEMMMLKGEVYEGLGSTREAIAEYRAIINAGHGVPDDISQQARARLDRLTTHAGGFH
- the mshL gene encoding pilus (MSHA type) biogenesis protein MshL yields the protein MGEIHFKFKERPAARYSLIFLCLFFVMIAYGCAVNTDSVQKKPFAAAVDIEQVAIPHSANAADGSSLAAGAHNTGGAAAKVYRPGVMWQPAYSVGDVAIQTNEAKLSAMPVGADIHTRGGRVRLGDAVRQLAKLKGMSVNWASDVNQDLPVEVNINADDDFWKALSGILRQLDYFYEFKDNTITVRYKDTKRFYLPMPFMETSYKTSVGGDLLGGASVSGGSQGGSGGGDKLKAVLSSEHDSDKVDIWVSIKKNLDKILNLATAQAQQKIGGELTPEEEDRIRALCEQQFPQMPAEQALCLEKARSERKMAFLIKGSETDSSKQKVKVKPGDATDKLGEREGYYYTIDKPLGIVTVTAPKSILEQVENYFNTLKKEMSRQVVIEAKIVEIYLNQNSQQGIDWTGLLKNSPFDFKVTFGNGGVVVPKQGTKFIGKLTMGDKAFTLLLNAIGEYGHTKVLSDPKLTLMNGQSAMMTVGTSISYLAKVTSTINNNIGGGGQTTYTTETGNVLSGVGLGVMANISSDDEVVLQLTPVTSKLEKDPPDQVVIGSQATGFAQVGLPRVFMRELTTVARVKNGQILVVGGLIDENIETNNSEVPLLGDVPLIGRLFKNTQKTTQKRELVILLRPEIVNL